One region of Anaeromyxobacter paludicola genomic DNA includes:
- a CDS encoding acyl-CoA dehydrogenase, translated as MQIDLTEEQRQVRDLCREFAEAELRPNARRWDVEHTFPRDAVRKLADMGLLGVAVPSEWGGAGMDAVTYAVAMEEISRGCAGTGVIMSVNNSLYCDPVLKYGTEEQKRELLAPFARGEKLGAFALTEPMSGSDAAEMRTVAVARGDEYVLDGTKNFITNGPQADAILVFAVTDRAKAHRGITAFLVPTDVAGFSRGKPDEKVGIRASGSCSIFFEGCALPKRLRLGQEGEGFKIAMSTLDGGRIGIAAQALGIARAAYEEAVAYAKERHSFGKKIAEHQAIQFMLADMATELEAARLLVWRAAAMKDRGGRHTAESAMAKLYASEMAERVTSKAIQIHGGYGYVKEYDVERHWRDSRITEIYEGTSEIQRLVISASVLKD; from the coding sequence ATGCAGATCGACCTCACCGAGGAGCAGCGCCAGGTCCGCGACCTCTGCCGCGAGTTCGCGGAGGCGGAGCTCCGCCCCAACGCCCGGCGCTGGGACGTGGAGCACACCTTCCCGCGGGACGCCGTGCGCAAGCTCGCCGACATGGGGCTCCTCGGCGTGGCGGTCCCGTCCGAGTGGGGCGGCGCCGGGATGGACGCCGTCACCTACGCCGTCGCCATGGAGGAGATCTCCCGCGGCTGCGCCGGGACCGGCGTCATCATGAGCGTCAACAACTCGCTCTACTGCGACCCGGTGCTGAAGTACGGCACCGAGGAGCAGAAGCGCGAGCTCCTGGCGCCGTTCGCGCGCGGCGAGAAGCTCGGGGCCTTCGCGCTCACCGAGCCGATGAGCGGCTCCGACGCCGCCGAGATGCGCACGGTCGCGGTCGCCCGCGGCGACGAGTACGTGCTCGACGGGACCAAGAACTTCATCACCAACGGCCCCCAGGCCGACGCCATCCTGGTCTTCGCGGTGACCGACCGGGCCAAGGCGCACCGGGGCATCACCGCCTTCCTCGTGCCCACCGACGTGGCCGGCTTCAGCCGGGGCAAGCCGGACGAGAAGGTGGGCATCCGGGCCTCGGGCTCCTGCTCCATCTTCTTCGAGGGCTGCGCCCTGCCGAAGCGGCTGCGGCTGGGGCAGGAGGGGGAGGGGTTCAAGATCGCCATGTCCACCCTCGACGGCGGGCGGATCGGCATCGCCGCCCAGGCGCTCGGGATCGCGCGCGCCGCCTACGAGGAGGCGGTCGCCTACGCCAAGGAGCGCCACTCCTTCGGCAAGAAGATCGCGGAGCACCAGGCGATCCAGTTCATGCTGGCCGACATGGCGACCGAGCTCGAGGCGGCGCGGCTCCTGGTCTGGCGCGCCGCCGCCATGAAGGACCGGGGCGGGCGCCACACCGCCGAGAGCGCCATGGCGAAGCTCTACGCCTCGGAGATGGCGGAGCGCGTGACGAGCAAGGCCATCCAGATCCACGGCGGCTACGGCTACGTGAAGGAGTACGACGTGGAGCGCCACTGGCGCGACAGCCGCATCACCGAGATCTACGAGGGGACGAGCGAGATCCAGCGGCTGGTGATCTCGGCCTCGGTGCTGAAGGACTAG
- a CDS encoding enoyl-CoA hydratase-related protein, producing the protein MDVTNPENVSFEVTDGIGVLTVARERALNALNDKTLHEILGVLDQVRIDRNVRALVLTGRGEKAFVAGADIAEMAELGPLQARRFADLGHRVCGRLERLEVPTLAAVNGFALGGGLELAMACDLVYASERARLGQPEVNLGLIPGFGGTQRLLRRVGIMRAKEMIFTGATYGAEQARDMGLVLEVVPHAQLLPFCLEKARLIASRGPVAVAQAKRAIQAGADVSLASGCELEREAFALLFGTADAAEGMRAFVEKRSPSFRGA; encoded by the coding sequence ATGGACGTGACCAACCCCGAGAACGTGTCGTTCGAGGTGACCGACGGCATCGGCGTCCTCACGGTGGCGCGCGAGCGGGCGCTCAACGCGCTCAACGACAAGACGCTCCACGAGATCCTGGGCGTCCTCGACCAGGTCCGCATCGACCGCAACGTCCGCGCCCTGGTGCTCACCGGCCGCGGCGAGAAGGCCTTCGTCGCCGGGGCCGACATCGCCGAGATGGCGGAGCTGGGGCCGCTCCAGGCGCGCCGCTTCGCCGACCTCGGGCACCGCGTCTGCGGCCGGCTCGAGCGGCTCGAGGTGCCCACCCTGGCCGCCGTGAACGGCTTCGCCCTCGGCGGCGGGCTCGAGCTCGCGATGGCCTGCGACCTGGTCTACGCGAGCGAGCGGGCGCGGCTCGGCCAGCCCGAGGTGAACCTCGGGCTCATCCCGGGCTTCGGCGGCACCCAGCGGCTGCTCCGGCGGGTGGGGATCATGCGGGCGAAGGAGATGATCTTCACCGGGGCGACCTACGGCGCGGAGCAGGCGCGGGACATGGGGCTGGTCCTCGAGGTGGTGCCGCACGCCCAGCTCCTCCCGTTCTGCCTCGAGAAGGCGCGGCTCATCGCCTCGCGCGGGCCGGTGGCGGTGGCGCAGGCCAAGCGCGCCATCCAGGCCGGCGCCGACGTGAGCCTCGCCTCCGGCTGCGAGCTGGAGCGGGAGGCCTTCGCGCTCCTGTTCGGCACGGCCGACGCGGCCGAGGGAATGCGCGCCTTCGTCGAGAAGCGGAGCCCGTCGTTCCGGGGCGCCTGA
- a CDS encoding 3-hydroxyacyl-CoA dehydrogenase family protein: MAIERVAVIGAGQMGGGIAQVAAQAGLSVVLADATPELAARGLSRIAAGLGKLVEKGKLPASGREAVLARIEAAPGLEACAGADLAIEAIVEKEDAKRELFQRLEPHLGPRAILASNTSSISITALAAATRRPDRFIGMHFMNPPPVMQLVEVIRGLQTSDETWAAVTTLAKRLGKVTVTSRDVPGFIVNRVLIPLINEACFALQEGLASAEDIDTAVKLGLNHPMGPLTLADFIGLDTCLYIAEVLHRELGEDKYRPAALLRQHVAAGWLGRKAGRGFYRYDG; this comes from the coding sequence ATGGCGATCGAGCGGGTGGCGGTGATCGGCGCCGGGCAGATGGGCGGCGGGATCGCCCAGGTGGCGGCCCAGGCGGGGCTCTCGGTGGTGCTGGCCGACGCGACGCCGGAGCTGGCGGCGCGCGGCCTCTCCCGCATCGCCGCCGGGCTCGGCAAGCTGGTGGAGAAGGGGAAGCTCCCGGCCTCGGGGCGCGAGGCCGTCCTGGCGCGCATCGAGGCGGCCCCCGGGCTCGAGGCCTGCGCCGGGGCCGACCTCGCCATCGAGGCCATCGTCGAGAAGGAGGACGCGAAGCGGGAGCTGTTCCAGCGGCTCGAGCCGCACCTCGGGCCGCGCGCCATCCTCGCCTCGAACACCAGCTCGATCTCCATCACCGCGCTCGCCGCGGCCACGCGGCGGCCGGACCGGTTCATCGGGATGCACTTCATGAACCCGCCGCCGGTGATGCAGCTCGTGGAGGTGATCCGCGGGCTGCAGACGAGCGACGAGACCTGGGCCGCGGTCACGACGCTCGCGAAGCGGCTCGGCAAGGTGACGGTGACCTCGAGGGACGTGCCCGGGTTCATCGTGAACCGGGTGCTCATCCCGCTCATCAACGAGGCCTGCTTCGCGCTGCAGGAGGGGCTCGCCAGCGCCGAGGACATCGACACCGCCGTGAAGCTCGGGCTCAACCACCCCATGGGCCCGCTCACGCTCGCCGACTTCATCGGGCTCGACACCTGCCTCTACATCGCCGAGGTGCTCCACCGGGAGCTCGGCGAGGACAAGTACCGCCCGGCGGCGCTGCTGCGGCAGCACGTCGCGGCGGGGTGGCTCGGCCGCAAGGCCGGGCGTGGCTTCTACCGGTACGACGGGTGA
- a CDS encoding Mrp/NBP35 family ATP-binding protein: MALDNQTALDALRKVQDPELRRDLVTLGMVKDLRVEGDAVSLTVELTTPACPLRETIGKDVEAALRGAGFTRVALRFGANVRSAPGTSQSQLTPGVKNIVLVGAGKGGVGKSTVAINLAIGLARSGAKVGILDADIYGPSVPILTGLDRKPESKDGARLEPLEAHGIKVMSIGFLIDPDQALIWRGPMVTSALVQLLRDVNWGELDYLVLDLPPGTGDVPLTLAQNVRAAGVVLVSTPQDLALADVIRAKLMFDKVNIPVLGIVENMSSFICPHCRQETQVFSHGGARAAAEKMGIRFLGEIPLDLAVREGGDAGVPIVAGQPEGPQAQAFLAMARNVAGAVSTQVMKAPRLPVIGAQPRA; the protein is encoded by the coding sequence ATGGCCCTCGACAACCAGACAGCCCTCGACGCGCTCCGCAAGGTGCAGGACCCCGAGCTCCGCCGCGACCTCGTGACCCTCGGCATGGTGAAGGACCTCCGGGTGGAGGGGGACGCGGTCTCCCTCACGGTCGAGCTGACGACGCCGGCCTGCCCGCTGCGCGAGACCATCGGCAAGGACGTGGAGGCCGCGCTGCGCGGCGCCGGGTTCACCCGCGTCGCGCTCCGCTTCGGCGCGAACGTCCGCTCCGCCCCCGGCACCTCGCAGAGCCAGCTCACCCCCGGCGTGAAGAACATCGTGCTGGTCGGCGCCGGCAAGGGCGGCGTCGGCAAGAGCACCGTCGCCATCAACCTCGCCATCGGGCTCGCCCGCAGCGGCGCGAAGGTCGGCATCCTCGACGCCGACATCTACGGCCCCTCGGTCCCCATCCTGACCGGCCTCGACCGCAAGCCCGAGTCGAAGGACGGCGCGCGGCTCGAGCCGCTCGAGGCGCACGGCATCAAGGTCATGTCGATCGGGTTCCTCATCGACCCCGACCAGGCGCTCATCTGGCGCGGGCCGATGGTCACCTCGGCGCTGGTGCAGCTGCTGCGCGACGTGAACTGGGGCGAGCTCGACTACCTCGTGCTCGACCTGCCGCCGGGGACCGGCGACGTCCCGCTCACCCTGGCCCAGAACGTCCGCGCCGCCGGCGTGGTGCTGGTCTCGACGCCGCAGGACCTGGCGCTCGCCGACGTGATCCGAGCGAAGCTCATGTTCGACAAGGTCAACATCCCGGTGCTCGGGATCGTCGAGAACATGTCCTCCTTCATCTGCCCGCACTGCCGGCAGGAGACGCAGGTCTTCAGCCACGGCGGCGCCCGGGCGGCGGCCGAGAAGATGGGCATCCGCTTCCTCGGCGAGATCCCGCTCGACCTCGCGGTGCGCGAGGGCGGCGATGCCGGCGTGCCCATCGTGGCGGGCCAGCCGGAGGGGCCGCAGGCCCAGGCCTTCCTCGCCATGGCGCGCAACGTGGCCGGCGCGGTGAGCACGCAGGTGATGAAGGCCCCGCGCCTGCCGGTGATCGGCGCGCAGCCGCGCGCCTGA
- the rtcA gene encoding RNA 3'-terminal phosphate cyclase, whose translation MDQSIVLDGSAGEGGGQILRTALSLSAITGRPFEIHQLRANRLKPGLRPQHREAARAIALVTGGGVEGAEVGSSHLRFRPGGPVRPGDHTFDVGTAGSTPLLFQTLCWPLALAGEASHLTLRGGTHQDYSPTFHYLALVWAPAVARLGFRFELGLRAAGFYPEGGGEFTAVVEPAHAMPPLDLRQRGTLREVEVVSMVAGLEFAVAERQAARAVRRLRDQGVPAEASCVPAPARLSTGAHLIVVGHFERCSSGHGALGGRGESPERTADEAVGEFHEFLSGAGAVDVHLGDQLLLPAALAAAGLLSPPPGVVPLTQFTVARVTPHLLTNAEVIRRFLDVEVTVSGEPGQEGAVSAGPRHPPSL comes from the coding sequence ATGGACCAATCGATCGTGCTCGACGGCAGCGCCGGCGAGGGAGGCGGGCAGATCCTCCGCACCGCGCTGTCGCTGTCGGCCATCACCGGCCGCCCGTTCGAGATCCACCAGCTGCGGGCCAACCGGCTGAAGCCCGGCCTCCGCCCCCAGCACCGCGAGGCGGCGCGGGCGATCGCCCTCGTGACCGGCGGGGGGGTGGAGGGAGCGGAGGTGGGCTCCTCGCACCTCCGCTTCCGCCCCGGCGGGCCGGTCCGGCCCGGCGACCACACCTTCGACGTCGGCACCGCCGGCTCGACGCCGCTCCTGTTCCAGACGCTCTGCTGGCCGCTCGCCCTCGCCGGCGAGGCCTCGCACCTCACGCTGCGCGGCGGCACGCACCAGGACTACAGCCCGACCTTCCACTACCTGGCGCTAGTCTGGGCGCCCGCGGTGGCGCGGCTCGGCTTCCGCTTCGAGCTCGGCCTCCGGGCCGCCGGCTTCTACCCGGAGGGCGGGGGCGAGTTCACCGCGGTGGTCGAGCCGGCGCACGCGATGCCCCCGCTCGACCTGCGGCAGCGCGGCACGCTGCGCGAGGTCGAGGTGGTCTCGATGGTGGCGGGGCTCGAGTTCGCGGTGGCGGAGCGCCAGGCCGCCCGGGCGGTCCGGCGCCTGCGCGACCAGGGCGTCCCGGCGGAGGCGAGCTGCGTGCCGGCCCCGGCCCGGCTCTCGACCGGCGCGCACCTCATCGTGGTGGGCCACTTCGAGCGCTGCAGCTCCGGTCACGGCGCGCTCGGCGGCCGCGGCGAGTCGCCGGAGCGGACCGCCGACGAGGCGGTGGGGGAGTTCCACGAGTTCCTCTCGGGCGCCGGGGCGGTGGACGTGCACCTCGGCGACCAGCTGCTCCTCCCGGCCGCCCTCGCCGCCGCCGGCCTCCTCTCGCCGCCGCCCGGCGTCGTGCCGCTCACGCAGTTCACCGTCGCCCGGGTGACGCCGCACCTCCTGACCAACGCCGAGGTGATCCGGCGCTTCCTCGACGTGGAGGTCACGGTGAGCGGCGAGCCGGGGCAGGAGGGCGCCGTGTCGGCTGGCCCGCGGCACCCGCCTTCGCTATAA
- a CDS encoding ArsB/NhaD family transporter gives MAALLVFVLTYVAIAAGRFPGLSLDRPAAALLGAALMVALRVLTPAEAGAAINGDTIGLLLGMMILTAYLTEAGFFRWASWKVVTSVRTPRALLWAVVLGAGGLSAFLVNDTVCLMMTPLVLRVVDEAELPPTPFLLALAFGANAGSSATLTGNPQNMIVGTLSGIPYARFAGALAAPALFSLCAVALLLQWRFRAELVERPLAGRRLPRPPIQPRPLRRALACTALVLLGFLAGLPLSWTALFGAALCMAISGRAPREALQRVDWPLLLFFAGLFVVVAGVGKAGLADRMHGAIAPWLGAGPVRQTAVFSLFTVAASQVVSNVPFVVLAGHWVPRLAEPGLGWLVTALASTLAGNLTVVGSVANLIVLEMAGPGRRIPFWPFLRVGAVVTGVTLAGSLLILLAERALGVLP, from the coding sequence GTGGCCGCGCTCCTCGTCTTCGTCCTCACCTACGTCGCCATCGCCGCCGGCCGCTTCCCGGGCCTCTCGCTCGATCGCCCGGCCGCCGCGCTGCTGGGCGCGGCGCTCATGGTGGCCCTGCGGGTCCTGACCCCGGCCGAGGCCGGGGCCGCGATCAACGGCGACACCATCGGCCTCCTGCTCGGGATGATGATCCTCACGGCCTATCTCACCGAGGCCGGCTTCTTCCGCTGGGCCAGCTGGAAGGTGGTCACCTCGGTCCGCACGCCACGGGCGCTGCTCTGGGCGGTGGTGCTCGGCGCGGGCGGGCTCTCGGCCTTCCTCGTGAACGACACCGTCTGCCTCATGATGACGCCGCTCGTGCTGCGGGTAGTGGACGAGGCCGAGCTGCCGCCGACCCCGTTCCTGCTGGCGCTCGCCTTCGGCGCCAACGCCGGGAGCAGCGCCACCCTCACCGGCAACCCGCAGAACATGATCGTGGGGACGCTCTCCGGGATCCCCTACGCGCGCTTCGCGGGCGCCCTCGCCGCGCCGGCGCTCTTCTCCCTCTGCGCGGTGGCGCTCCTGCTGCAGTGGCGCTTCCGGGCCGAGCTCGTCGAGCGGCCGCTCGCGGGCCGCCGGCTCCCCCGCCCGCCCATCCAGCCGCGCCCGCTCCGCCGCGCCCTCGCCTGCACCGCGCTCGTGCTCCTGGGCTTCCTGGCCGGCCTCCCGCTCTCCTGGACCGCGCTCTTCGGCGCGGCGCTCTGCATGGCGATCTCCGGGCGGGCGCCGCGCGAGGCGCTGCAGCGCGTGGACTGGCCGCTCCTCCTCTTCTTCGCCGGGCTGTTCGTGGTCGTGGCCGGCGTGGGCAAGGCCGGGCTCGCCGACCGGATGCACGGGGCCATCGCGCCCTGGCTCGGCGCCGGCCCGGTCCGGCAGACGGCGGTCTTCTCGCTCTTCACCGTCGCCGCGTCGCAGGTGGTCTCGAACGTCCCCTTCGTGGTGCTCGCCGGCCACTGGGTGCCGCGCCTGGCCGAGCCCGGGCTGGGCTGGCTCGTGACCGCCCTCGCCTCGACCCTGGCGGGGAACCTCACCGTGGTCGGCTCGGTCGCCAACCTCATCGTCCTCGAGATGGCCGGGCCCGGGCGGCGCATCCCTTTCTGGCCGTTCCTGCGGGTCGGCGCGGTCGTCACGGGGGTCACGCTCGCGGGATCACTGCTGATTCTGCTGGCCGAGCGAGCGCTCGGCGTGCTCCCATGA
- a CDS encoding RNA polymerase sigma factor produces MRDRTSGMVAAVALTVWEWGAFGELDRGVTLDLDDEAAVARAARQGDQRAFARLVDLHQRAVYGLCLRVLRQPEEARDAAQESFVRAWASLPGYDPAQPFAPWLLRIARNHCIDLVRRRLPASRTVELDAPPRDGAERPELADPAAPADVTLATAEGARAVGAAVATLPENYRQVIHLFHVEHLSYKEIAVTMEVPIGTVMTWLHRARARLREALGQQEERP; encoded by the coding sequence GTGCGCGACCGTACTTCCGGCATGGTGGCCGCCGTCGCACTGACCGTCTGGGAGTGGGGGGCCTTTGGGGAGCTCGACCGCGGCGTGACGCTCGACCTGGACGACGAGGCCGCCGTCGCGCGCGCCGCCCGGCAGGGAGATCAGCGGGCCTTCGCCCGCCTCGTGGACCTGCACCAGCGCGCGGTCTACGGCCTCTGTCTGCGCGTGCTGCGCCAGCCGGAGGAGGCGCGCGACGCGGCGCAGGAGAGCTTCGTCCGCGCCTGGGCCTCGCTCCCGGGCTACGACCCGGCCCAGCCCTTCGCGCCGTGGCTCCTGCGCATCGCCCGCAACCACTGCATCGACCTCGTCCGCCGGCGGCTGCCCGCGTCGCGCACCGTCGAGCTCGACGCCCCGCCCCGCGACGGCGCGGAGCGCCCCGAGCTCGCCGACCCGGCCGCCCCGGCCGACGTCACGCTGGCCACCGCGGAGGGCGCGCGGGCCGTCGGCGCCGCGGTGGCGACCCTGCCCGAGAACTACCGGCAGGTCATCCACCTCTTCCATGTCGAGCACCTGAGCTACAAGGAGATCGCCGTGACGATGGAGGTCCCCATCGGCACGGTGATGACCTGGCTGCACCGCGCCCGCGCGAGGCTGCGCGAGGCCCTGGGGCAGCAGGAGGAGCGGCCATGA
- a CDS encoding anti-sigma factor — MSHAHLTDETAQLLADGVLPPAEAAGPERHAAACEACAALVESYRALAAALEAELPAPPPPPGFTQGVMSRIAAVEEARAFERRLALGIAGVAALAAAALFALAGASAWAPVLSRGGSLLADGAEAIRIGGDVLSPILHALRLQIAVAAACAVLLVSLLLRPLVPARAAAPAA, encoded by the coding sequence ATGAGCCACGCGCACCTGACCGACGAGACCGCCCAGCTCCTCGCCGACGGCGTCCTGCCGCCCGCCGAGGCTGCCGGGCCGGAGCGTCACGCCGCCGCCTGCGAGGCCTGCGCCGCGCTGGTCGAGTCCTACCGCGCCCTCGCGGCGGCGCTCGAGGCCGAGCTCCCCGCCCCGCCTCCGCCGCCCGGCTTCACCCAGGGCGTCATGTCCCGGATCGCGGCGGTCGAGGAGGCCCGCGCCTTCGAGCGGCGGCTCGCCCTCGGCATCGCCGGCGTCGCCGCCCTCGCCGCGGCGGCGCTCTTCGCGCTCGCCGGCGCGAGCGCCTGGGCCCCGGTCCTCTCCCGCGGCGGCTCCCTCCTCGCCGACGGGGCGGAGGCGATCCGGATCGGCGGGGACGTCCTCTCGCCCATCCTCCACGCCCTGCGGCTCCAGATCGCGGTCGCCGCCGCGTGCGCGGTGCTCCTCGTCTCGCTCCTGCTCCGACCGCTCGTGCCGGCCCGCGCCGCGGCGCCCGCCGCCTAG
- a CDS encoding STN domain-containing protein, which translates to MLTSALLAATLALLAPTGGGVGAGLPPPAPPAPPAVPAAPARVAGRLAGDWPRQDARKVSLSGAMKLDAALQRIAGAGGFNLVASTGPLGERSVTLALKDVPVQDALEAVLEGTPLVATRKGSIVTVAPGASAVLEAGKRRLVYQLGPPDREQRRRSKAELKEGPQGAPDAGRGADEPDGDADEADDEGDGGSGRDQVSHGDVTVPAGQHPRSVVALRGNVRFEPGSGAREATAVMGSVDLGPGAEVEREVVAIGGDVHVGPGARVGRDAVSIGGKIVVDPGGEVEGQQTSIGVPGLAGIAALAGSKPFLFSGSRSPVFGAARALTEFVIFFLLGLVLWAIAPRRVEGVGAGLFGQPLKVVLVGLLGTLALPLLALLLTVTVVGIPLVAVQVLAVLAAAVLGFTALALALGRRLPVHPRRGQAVVQLALGTALLVAVTHVPVLGGMVWVTAWLFAFGAVLRTRFGGERALPTTLPPATPAAPPPGAPVA; encoded by the coding sequence ATGCTCACCTCCGCCCTGCTCGCCGCCACGCTCGCCCTGCTCGCCCCCACCGGCGGCGGCGTCGGTGCCGGCCTCCCCCCTCCCGCTCCTCCGGCCCCGCCGGCCGTGCCGGCCGCGCCCGCGCGCGTCGCCGGGCGGCTCGCCGGGGACTGGCCGAGGCAGGACGCCCGCAAGGTGTCGCTCTCGGGCGCGATGAAGCTCGACGCGGCGCTGCAGCGGATCGCCGGCGCCGGCGGGTTCAACCTCGTCGCGAGCACCGGCCCCCTCGGGGAGCGGTCGGTGACCCTGGCGTTGAAGGACGTCCCGGTGCAGGACGCGCTCGAGGCGGTGCTCGAGGGCACGCCGCTCGTGGCCACGCGCAAGGGCAGCATCGTCACGGTGGCGCCGGGCGCGAGCGCGGTGCTGGAGGCCGGGAAGCGGCGCCTCGTCTACCAGCTCGGCCCGCCGGATCGGGAGCAGCGCCGGCGCTCGAAGGCGGAGCTCAAGGAGGGGCCGCAGGGCGCCCCCGACGCCGGCCGCGGCGCCGACGAGCCGGACGGGGACGCGGACGAGGCCGACGACGAGGGCGACGGCGGCTCGGGGCGGGACCAGGTGTCGCACGGGGACGTCACGGTCCCCGCCGGGCAGCACCCGCGCAGCGTGGTGGCGCTCCGCGGCAACGTGCGCTTCGAGCCGGGCAGCGGGGCGCGTGAGGCGACCGCGGTGATGGGCTCCGTGGACCTCGGCCCCGGCGCGGAGGTGGAGCGCGAGGTGGTGGCCATCGGCGGCGACGTCCACGTCGGCCCCGGGGCGCGCGTCGGGCGCGACGCCGTCTCGATCGGCGGCAAGATCGTGGTGGACCCGGGCGGTGAGGTGGAGGGGCAGCAGACCAGCATCGGCGTCCCCGGGCTGGCCGGGATCGCCGCCCTGGCCGGCTCGAAGCCCTTCCTCTTCTCCGGGTCCCGCTCGCCGGTGTTCGGCGCGGCGCGCGCCCTCACCGAGTTCGTGATCTTCTTCCTGCTCGGGCTCGTGCTCTGGGCGATCGCCCCTCGCCGCGTCGAGGGGGTCGGCGCCGGGCTGTTCGGCCAGCCGCTCAAGGTGGTGCTGGTGGGGCTCCTCGGGACGCTCGCCCTGCCCCTCCTGGCGCTGCTCCTCACCGTGACCGTAGTGGGGATCCCGCTCGTGGCGGTGCAGGTCCTGGCGGTGCTCGCGGCCGCGGTGCTGGGGTTCACCGCGCTGGCGCTGGCCCTCGGGCGCCGGCTGCCGGTCCACCCGCGCCGCGGCCAGGCGGTGGTGCAGCTCGCCCTCGGCACGGCGCTCCTCGTGGCGGTGACCCACGTCCCGGTGCTGGGCGGGATGGTCTGGGTGACGGCCTGGCTCTTCGCGTTCGGCGCGGTGCTCCGGACCCGCTTCGGCGGGGAGCGGGCGCTCCCGACCACGCTCCCGCCGGCCACCCCGGCCGCGCCGCCGCCCGGCGCGCCGGTGGCGTAG
- a CDS encoding pseudouridine synthase, protein MERLQKYLANAGVASRRKAEEIIAEGRVKVNGAVVTEQGTKVDPETDVVLLDGKPVGARQGQRYLLLYKPPGCVTTMSDPQGRPTAASYLTGVKERVFPVGRLDYDAEGAVLFTTDGELANRLAHPRYGHRRVYLVKVKGDASAGAAPGSAAALAPRLEDSLARLREGVRLEDGPAKALSCEIHEKAEKNVWLRIEVGEGRYHLVKRLCEAVGLTVLRLFRPEFGGVSVQGLRSGHFRDLAPEELRAMRALVGLEGRGGEHDLSDIPEAREAPVKRPLPKAARRHGHGPPAPRGQEPKPRPEPLAAPSRQPPEVAARPGRPAPSGQRPGSGKPAAPGKASSSGKPTSSGRAFSSGNRPSAGKPFSPGKRPGSGKPSRLGKPPRSR, encoded by the coding sequence ATGGAGCGCTTGCAGAAGTACCTCGCCAACGCCGGCGTCGCCTCCCGCCGCAAGGCGGAGGAGATCATCGCCGAGGGCCGGGTGAAGGTGAACGGCGCGGTGGTCACCGAGCAGGGCACCAAGGTCGATCCCGAGACCGACGTGGTGCTCCTCGACGGCAAGCCGGTCGGGGCGCGGCAGGGGCAGCGGTACCTGCTGCTCTACAAGCCCCCGGGGTGCGTCACCACCATGAGCGACCCCCAGGGCCGCCCGACCGCCGCCTCGTACCTCACCGGCGTGAAGGAGCGGGTCTTCCCGGTGGGGCGGCTCGACTACGACGCCGAGGGCGCGGTCCTCTTCACCACCGACGGCGAGCTCGCGAACCGGCTCGCCCACCCGCGCTACGGCCACCGGCGTGTCTACCTCGTGAAGGTGAAGGGCGACGCCTCGGCGGGCGCCGCCCCCGGCAGCGCCGCCGCGCTGGCGCCCCGGCTCGAGGACTCGCTCGCCCGGCTCCGCGAGGGGGTGCGGCTCGAGGACGGGCCGGCGAAGGCGCTCTCCTGCGAGATCCACGAGAAGGCCGAGAAGAACGTCTGGCTCCGGATCGAGGTCGGGGAGGGTCGCTACCACCTCGTGAAGCGGCTCTGCGAGGCGGTGGGGCTCACCGTCCTGCGGCTCTTCCGCCCCGAGTTCGGCGGCGTCTCGGTGCAGGGGCTCCGGTCCGGCCACTTCCGCGATCTCGCGCCGGAGGAGCTGCGCGCGATGCGCGCCCTCGTCGGGCTCGAGGGGCGGGGGGGAGAGCACGACCTCTCCGACATCCCCGAGGCGCGCGAGGCGCCCGTGAAGCGCCCGCTGCCCAAGGCGGCGCGGCGCCACGGCCACGGCCCGCCGGCCCCGCGGGGCCAGGAGCCGAAGCCCAGGCCGGAGCCGCTGGCCGCGCCCTCGCGCCAGCCGCCGGAGGTCGCCGCGCGGCCGGGCAGGCCCGCTCCGTCGGGCCAGCGCCCTGGCTCCGGAAAGCCGGCCGCTCCCGGAAAGGCCTCTTCTTCCGGGAAGCCCACCTCTTCCGGAAGGGCCTTCTCCTCCGGAAACCGCCCCAGCGCCGGCAAGCCTTTCTCGCCCGGCAAGCGCCCCGGCTCCGGCAAGCCTTCCCGCCTCGGGAAGCCCCCCCGCTCGCGCTGA